The Panicum virgatum strain AP13 chromosome 5K, P.virgatum_v5, whole genome shotgun sequence genome has a window encoding:
- the LOC120709113 gene encoding protein ESSENTIAL FOR POTEXVIRUS ACCUMULATION 1-like isoform X1, with protein MAERKLDRPAALGKDALSLGIEEDRAAAAAMGFVDDSKDQLHLDNSIPLSPQWLYTKPADGKISLPHGSSFEPAEREVRMLEGTIDRKERRRNVFDADNSLRWLEEERETSLLGRRERKKEVERDVDNRKIDRRSDNVSARDNTDSRAPPPSERWNDGSTRMGNEGRRDGKWSTRWGPDDKEKDSRSEKKVDTEKDETHAEKQTFTGRLLSESDSRDKWRPRHRQESHSVGTATYRAAPGFGSEKGRVKDSNVGFAPGRGRGNPNSVTSFSRPSSAGPIGAPAVHGRSAKSAVSFRYPRGKLLDIYRQKNMMSSFDDAKPEEIPSITLSTSAKPLAFVAPDTVEEALLEDIRKGKVISSEGSNATGNKKERAKELEEPSSGIDEDKDKVDVASGGLVQEGSATLISEKDAFYDNRMLSGGVAPPKKSMEQNAGSNQYKIAGIQDGLKTDEAKSSTDLDLSTKLPDDANTLFDVPPFEHHSEPPIPYQNSDIDIKAGGHASYPEELTLYYLDPQGGVQGPFLGADIISWYEDGYFGLELPVRLSQAPDDVPFRPLVEVMPHLGQKPQSHPPAVCDESAESLDSAQSKFEAAIPTSASSGKSVQASKWDSESNAVDPKRGDHDASLPSRTGWLSSHETGKDTANISSCQQNIPESVTQDAEEVLYTGRPNSSMGQSVRDLENDRADFQLAPRDPHSAVGEANLQQHDIPRECDLSPLGLLWSELEGMHPKQPLSSNVLGVNERRNPKPTAPKDIPPVNMRHGQLSRMNEASSMRDEWPANFGRLDSMNDANISGRIPQVEAEHHLNFEEQLLLQQIRREQLQQEQMMVRNSLEFPGPFPGQVFDSLHQHRQPVNQPLSDVEHLLRVQFELDQQQQRRQQLQQEQHQRQLQQQRQAQLLQQQQQQQQQQQQMILEQLLQQQLQGSNFGPTNMVDQVLLREHVLNELHQQPHHLQRQHDAAIEQLIQAKFGHGLHREHHNDMLDVLSRPNQRQMLPLEQQILLGLQQEQLQSQQLANALRQHSGREEERHLSGVWPMDDAAQFIRPGTSPNQGHASRHGRFDLLENIQRSSSFEQHEPLDRNLSLHERLHRGGQGIHSLERSGSFPGGGPVPNPDVINALARHHGLGQLETHGDLYSLGQMPMLPSGVHPQQHRLQEQLSGSHLGRLERHWSDANGQMQNSLMESSRINQLQIEAEKQRRNVEMNLSVDNPHAWAALMNKERNTEQDLSDMIHSKLVLQSQQSLGFPDVPVPASFGRKDHFAQPVAENPLRSPVDRLSFEESLAERSLFAKTGQSAQEGSADLDSLPNSIENSGKYNIRSSSGSMLEQKHFLGIDDLQSDFSDVTGGRASANHLVGSVNELTRGKKQGSSVNLVADDTNFSEDAVNNWSDTGVSKGSSHSLLKRSTNQHTATSQAVSTDLSAIRLKKAGLMSSVENKMESGVTSVAQAMEASVPSNKETGVYSVPSATNNPDASGPSFSEALKSKKPPLQYDTLESADGGPGGKGAKKKTKKGKQIDPSLLGFKVHSNRIMMGEIVRDD; from the exons ATGGCGGAGAGGAAGCTGGATCGACCGGCCGCGCTCGGGAAAG ATGCGTTGTCGCTTGGGATCGAGGAGGAcagggccgccgctgccgccatgggGTTCGTCGACGATTCCAAAG ATCAGCTGCACCTGGATAACAGCATTCCTCTGTCTCCTCAGTGGCTCTACACCAAGCCGGCTGATGGAAAG ATTTCACTGCCTCATGGGTCCTCCTTTGAACCTGCTGAAAGGGAAGTGAGGATGTTGGAAGGAACTATTGATAGGAAAGAAAGAAGGCGGAATGTATTTGATGCTGACAATAGTCTTCGTTGGCTTGAAGAGGAGAGGGAAACAAGCTTGCTTGGGAGGAGGGAGCGCAAGAAGGAAGTGGAGCGGGATGTTGATAATCGTAAAATTGATCGACGATCTGACAATGTTTCTGCAAGGGATAACACTGATTCACGTGCACCTCCTCCATCTGAAAGGTGGAATGATGGTTCCACCCGCATGGGGAATGAGGGTCGCCGTGATGGAAAATGGTCAACAAGATGGGGACCTGATGACAAGGAGAAGGACTCTAGGTCAGAAAAGAAAGTTGACACAGAAAAGGATGAAACACATGCTGAAAAGCAGACATTCACAGGAAGGCTGCTGTCTGAGTCTGATTCCCGTGATAAATGGAGGCCTCGTCACCGGCAGGAAAGTCATTCTGTTGGGACGGCAACATACCGCGCTGCTCCAGGCTTTGGATCGGAGAAAGGGCGTGTAAAGGACTCAAATGTTGGCTTTGCCCCTGGGCGAGGCAGGGGAAACCCAAACTCAGTCACATCCTTCAGCCGGCCATCATCTGCAGGACCAATTGGTGCCCCGGCTGTGCACGGGAGGTCTGCAAAATCTGCTGTTAGCTTCCGCTACCCAAGAGGGAAGCTTCTGGATATTTACAGGCAAAAAAATATGATGTCATCCTTTGATGATGCTAAACCGGAAGAAATTCCTTCCATCACACTCTCTACTTCTGCAAAACCGCTTGCCTTTGTTGCACCGGATACTGTTGAAGAG GCTCTTCTGGAAGATATTAGAAAGGGTAAAGTCATTAGCAGCGAGGGAAGCAATGCAACTGGAAACAAAAAAGAGAGGGCAAAAGAGCTTGAAG AACCCTCTTCTGGCATTGATGAAGACAAAGACAAGGTCGATGTAGCATCTGGTGGTTTGGTTCAGGAAGGATCTGCAACTTTAATCTCGGAGAAGGATGCCTTCTATGACAACCGGATGCTGTCTGGTGGTGTTGCTCCACCAAAGAAATCTATGGAACAAAATGCTGGCAGTAATCAATACAAGATTGCTGGCATTCAGGATGGTTTGAAAACTGATGAAGCCAAGTCAAGTACTGATCTTGATCTTAGCACTAAACTACCTGATGATGCAAACACACTGTTTGATGTGCCACCTTTTGAGCATCACTCAGAACCCCCTATCCCGTACCAAAATAGTGACATTGATATAAAAGCAGGTGGCCATGCTAGTTACCCAGAGGAGTTGACATTGTATTATCTGGATCCCCAAGGAGGCGTGCAGGGTCCATTTCTGGGTGCTGACATAATCTCCTGGTATGAAGATGGATACTTTGGTTTGGAGTTACCTGTGCGTTTgtctcaggctccagatgatgTTCCTTTCCGCCCACTTGTTGAAGTCATGCCACATCTTGGACAGAAGCCGCAGTCTCATCCACCTGCAGTCTGTGATGAAAGTGCTGAATCTTTGGATTCTGCCCAAAGTAAATTTGAAGCTGCAATCCCTACTTCTGCTTCTTCCGGGAAAAGTGTCCAAGCCTCCAAATGGGATTCTGAAAGCAATGCAGTTGATCCTAAAAGAGGTGATCATGACGCATCATTACCTTCGCGTACTGGTTGGTTATCTTCACATGAAACAGGAAAGGATACAGCAAATATTAGTAGTTGCCAGCAGAACATTCCTGAATCAGTGACTCAGGATGCTGAAG AAGTGCTGTACACTGGGAGGCCTAATAGCAGCATGGGTCAATCTGTACGGGATCTTGAAAATGACCGTGCAGATTTCCAGTTGGCACCACGTGATCCTCATTCTGCTGTGGGCGAAGCTAATTTGCAGCAGCATGATATTCCAAGAGAGTGTGATCTCAGTCCTCTTGGCTTACTTTGGTCTGAGCTGGAAGGGATGCatccaaagcaacctctctcatcAAATGTACTTGGCGTAAATGAGCGTAGAAATCCCAAGCCTACAGCGCCCAAGGATATTCCACCTGTAAACATGAGACATGGGCAACTTAGCAGGATGAATGAAGCTTCTAGTATGCGTGATGAATGGCCTGCAAACTTTGGGCGGCTGGATAGTATGAACGACGCAAATATTTCAGGCAGAATCCCTCAGGTTGAGGCTGAGCATCATTTGAATTTTGAGGAGCAACTGCTGCTTCAACAGATCCGAAGGGAGCAACTGCAGCAGGAGCAAATGATGGTCCGTAACAGCTTGGAGTTTCCTGGTCCATTTCCAGGCCAAGTGTTTGATTCTTTGCACCAACACCGGCAGCCTGTGAATCAACCACTTTCTGATGTGGAGCATCTTTTGAGAGTCCAGTTTGAACTtgaccagcagcagcaacgtCGCCAACAGCTCCAACAGGAGCAGCACCAAAGGCAGCTGCAGCAACAACGGCAAGCCCAGCttttgcagcagcagcaacagcagcagcagcagcagcaacagatgATTCTTGAGCAACTGTTGCAGCAACAGTTGCAGGGTTCAAATTTTGGACCAACGAATATGGTTGATCAAGTCTTACTTCGGGAGCATGTATTAAATGAACTGCATCAACAACCTCACCATTTACAAAGGCAGCATGATGCGGCGATTGAACAACTAATTCAAGCAAAATTTGGCCATGGCCTTCATAGGGAGCATCATAATGATATGTTGGATGTTCTCTCACGTCCAAACCAGAGACAGATGCTTCCTTTGGAGCAGCAAATTCTTTTAGGCCTTCAGCAGGAGCAGCTTCAGTCACAACAGCTGGCTAATGCTCTGCGGCAACATTCAGGcagggaggaagaaaggcacTTAAGTGGGGTCTGGCCAATGGATGATGCAGCACAGTTTATCCGCCCAGGAACCAGTCCAAATCAAGGTCATGCATCTCGGCATGGTCGTTTCGATCTCCTAGAGAACATTCAGAGATCTTCGTCGTTTGAGCAGCATGAACCTCTGGACCGGAACTTGTCCTTGCACGAGCGATTGCATAGGGGAGGCCAAGGTATTCACTCACTCGAACGGTCAGGTTCTTTTCCTGGTGGTGGTCCTGTACCAAATCCAGATGTTATAAATGCCCTAGCACGCCATCATGGACTTGGTCAGTTGGAAACACATGGTGATTTATATTCTTTAGGACAAATGCCTATGCTTCCTTCAGGGGTTCACCCCCAGCAACATAGGCTTCAAGAGCAGCTTTCTGGTTCACACTTAGGAAGGCTGGAAAGGCACTGGTCAGATGCCAATGGACAAATGCAAAATAGTCTAATGGAATCTTCACGTATCAACCAGTTGCAGATTGAAGCAGAGAAGCAGAGGAGGAATGTGGAAATGAACCTTTCTGTTGACAACCCACATGCATGGGCAGCACTTATGAACAAAGAGAGGAACACGGAGCAAGATTTGAGTGATATGATTCACAGCAAACTTGTCCTTCAGTCACAACAATCTTTGGGCTTCCCTGATGTTCCAGTGCCGGCATCGTTTGGGCGTAAAGATCACTTTGCACAACCTGTTGCGGAAAACCCTTTGAGATCCCCAGTGGACAGGTTATCTTTTGAGGAGTCTCTTGCAGAAAGGTCACTTTTTGCAAAAACAGGTCAGTCAGCGCAGGAGGGATCAGCCGACCTTGATAGTTTACCCAACAGTATTGAGAACAGTGGAAAATACAACATTAGATCAAGCTCTGGATCAATGCTTGAGCAGAAGCATTTTCTTGGAATTGATGATCTTCAAAGCGACTTTTCAGATGTCACAGGTGGCAGAGCGTCAGCTAATCATTTGGTTGGGAGTGTCAATGAGTTGACCAGGGGGAAAAAGCAGGGTTCAAGTGTGAACTTGGTTGCGGACGATACTAACTTTTCTGAAGATGCTGTTAACAACTG GTCTGATACTGGTGTATCAAAAGGGAGCTCTCACTCCTTATTAAAACGCTCCACAAACCAACATACAGCTACATCCCAGGCTGTTTCTACGGATCTATCAGCAATCAGGCTGAAGAAGGCAGGCCTTATGTCCTCTGTTG AGAATAAGATGGAATCAGGTGTCACATCGGTAGCCCAGGCTATGGAAGCCTCTGTTCCTAGCAACAAAGAGACAGGGGTGTATAGCGTGCCATCAGCCACAAACAATCCAGATGCCTCTGGTCCTTCATTCAGTGAAGCGCTGAAGTCAAAGAAACCTCCGTTGCAGTATGATACCTTGGAATCTGCTGACGGTGGCCCAGGTGGTAAAGGTgcgaagaagaaaacaaagaaaggaaaGCAGATCGACCCTTCTCTTCTTGGCTTCAAGGTCCACAGTAACCGGATCATGATGGGCGAGATTGTTCGAGATGATTAG
- the LOC120710308 gene encoding L-type lectin-domain containing receptor kinase IX.2-like yields MADRHAIAAGCGHGLSDKSLLLFGSLCQLLLLLQAAALSFQYDFSIPGVLDRANLVYINDSFSAGDRISLSNMSDNSVGRVAYAQPVRLWDCRTGAAASFATSFSFAIVGNHSSTRGDGMAFFVGPFPATMPWESGAQYLGLYTNQNLMGSPPTVAVEFDTFWNSNLDPPGVADHVGIDVNSIRSANYTRDLPSLGLYGTMSANITYDAGSRMMAVSIRLADGSIHGVQTSVDLRAAGLPQEAAVGFSASTGGFFESHQLLSWAFNSTDMAAVSRESSYQELPEVSTNARISLPVPREFSYEELYEATDGFNNDRFLGSGCFGGVYKGLLRHPSLPNPEVAVKKLYPVSEREQSRKNYASEIMILGLLNHRNLVKLVGWCDGGAGKQLLVYELVKNKSVDEHLHGPGLAWPERYKIALGVGRAIEYLQTGCHNLIVLHRDIKTSNVLLDDDFEAKLSDFGLVRRVDPGQSSLGGTQMIGTEVYMDPICKSTGRVSTASDVYSFGVLLLEMATGEKLAEVKDATELVRTVRECYDRGAVLEKADARLNGEFDREQMERVMAVGLLCVQPQRQDRPEIANAVKLLSDLRHSLPDPGAGNNSRSSNAAQQNSS; encoded by the exons ATGGCTGATCGTCATGCCATAGCTGCGGGCTGCGGCCATGGCCTATCTGATAAGAGTTTGCTCCTCTTCGGCTCTCTGTGTCAGTTGTTGCTtcttctccaggccgccgcgctCTCTTTTCAGTACGACTTCTCCATCCCCGGCGTCCTCGACAGGGCAAACCTCGTGTACATAAACGACTCGTTCAGTGCCGGCGACAGGATCAGCCTCTCGAATATGAGCGACAACAGCGTCGGGCGTGTGGCCTACGCGCAGCCCGTGCGCCTGTGGGACTGCCGCACCGGCGCCGCGGCCAGCTTCGCGACGAGCTTCTCCTTCGCCATCGTCGGCAACCACAGCAGCACCCGGGGGGACGGCATGGCGTTCTTCGTCGGGCCGTTCCCGGCCACCATGCCGTGGGAGTCCGGCGCCCAATACCTGGGGCTCTACACTAACCAGAACCTCATGGGCTCGCCGCCGACGGTCGCCGTCGAGTTCGACACGTTCTGGAACTCGAACCTGGACCCCCCGGGCGTCGCCGACCACGTCGGCATCGACGTCAACAGCATCCGCTCCGCCAATTACACGAGGGACCTCCCGAGCTTGGGCCTCTACGGCACCATGTCAGCGAACATCACCTACGACGCAGGCTCCAGGATGATGGCGGTCAGCATCCGGCTGGCCGATGGGAGTATTCATGGCGTCCAAACGTCGGTGGACCTCAGAGCCGCTGGACTGCCGCAGGAAGCGGCCGTGGGGTTCTCGGCGTCCACCGGGGGTTTCTTCGAGTCGCACCAGCTCCTCTCTTGGGCCTTCAACTCAACAGACATGGCAGCAG TTTCAAGGGAATCCTCGTACCAAGAGCTCCCAGAGGTGTCAACCAATGCGAGGATCTCATTGCCAG TTCCAAGGGAATTCTCATACGAGGAGCTGTATGAGGCGACCGATGGCTTCAACAATGACAGGTTCCTCGGCTCGGGCTGCTTCGGGGGAGTGTACAAAGGCCTTCTGCGGCATCCGAGCTTGCCCAACCCGGAGGTGGCGGTGAAAAAATTATATCCGGTATCGGAACGGGAACAATCGCGGAAGAACTACGCCTCCGAGATCATGATCCTGGGCCTGCTGAATCACCGAAACCTTGTGAAGCTCGTCGGCtggtgcgacggcggcgccggcaagcAGCTGCTCGTGTACGAGCTGGTGAAGAACAAGAGCGTCGACGAGCACCTCCACGGGCCAGGCCTGGCGTGGCCGGAGAGGTACAAGATCGCGCTTGGCGTCGGCCGCGCCATAGAATACCTCCAAACCGGCTGCCACAACCTCATCGTCCTGCACCGGGACATCAAGACCAGCAACGTGCTGCTGGACGACGACTTCGAGGCCAAGCTCAGCGACTTCGGGCTCGTGAGGCGGGTGGACCCTGGACAGAGCTCCCTCGGAGGCACGCAGATGATCGGGACCGAGGTGTACATGGATCCCATCTGCAAGTCCACCGGTAGGGTGAGCACGGCCTccgacgtgtacagcttcggggtgctgctgctggagatGGCCACCGGCGAGAAGCTCGCCGAGGTGAAGGACGCGACGGAGCTCGTCAGAACTGTCCGCGAATGTTACGACAGGGGCGCGGTCCTCGAAAAGGCCGACGCGCGGCTGAACGGCGAATTCGACCGAGAGCAGATGGAGCGAGTGATGGCCGTTGGTCTCTTGTGTGTCCAACCGCAGCGCCAAGACCGGCCAGAAATCGCAAATGCCGTCAAGTTGCTGTCCGATCTCCGCCATTCGCTACCCGACCCTGGTGCCGGAAACAACTCACGTTCGTCTAACGCGGCGCAGCAGAATTCGTCGTGA
- the LOC120709113 gene encoding protein ESSENTIAL FOR POTEXVIRUS ACCUMULATION 1-like isoform X2, giving the protein MAERKLDRPAALGKDALSLGIEEDRAAAAAMGFVDDSKDQLHLDNSIPLSPQWLYTKPADGKISLPHGSSFEPAEREVRMLEGTIDRKERRRNVFDADNSLRWLEEERETSLLGRRERKKEVERDVDNRKIDRRSDNVSARDNTDSRAPPPSERWNDGSTRMGNEGRRDGKWSTRWGPDDKEKDSRSEKKVDTEKDETHAEKQTFTGRLLSESDSRDKWRPRHRQESHSVGTATYRAAPGFGSEKGRVKDSNVGFAPGRGRGNPNSVTSFSRPSSAGPIGAPAVHGRSAKSAVSFRYPRGKLLDIYRQKNMMSSFDDAKPEEIPSITLSTSAKPLAFVAPDTVEEALLEDIRKGKVISSEGSNATGNKKERAKELEEPSSGIDEDKDKVDVASGGLVQEGSATLISEKDAFYDNRMLSGGVAPPKKSMEQNAGSNQYKIAGIQDGLKTDEAKSSTDLDLSTKLPDDANTLFDVPPFEHHSEPPIPYQNSDIDIKAGGHASYPEELTLYYLDPQGGVQGPFLGADIISWYEDGYFGLELPVRLSQAPDDVPFRPLVEVMPHLGQKPQSHPPAVCDESAESLDSAQSKFEAAIPTSASSGKSVQASKWDSESNAVDPKRGDHDASLPSRTGWLSSHETGKDTANISSCQQNIPESVTQDAEVLYTGRPNSSMGQSVRDLENDRADFQLAPRDPHSAVGEANLQQHDIPRECDLSPLGLLWSELEGMHPKQPLSSNVLGVNERRNPKPTAPKDIPPVNMRHGQLSRMNEASSMRDEWPANFGRLDSMNDANISGRIPQVEAEHHLNFEEQLLLQQIRREQLQQEQMMVRNSLEFPGPFPGQVFDSLHQHRQPVNQPLSDVEHLLRVQFELDQQQQRRQQLQQEQHQRQLQQQRQAQLLQQQQQQQQQQQQMILEQLLQQQLQGSNFGPTNMVDQVLLREHVLNELHQQPHHLQRQHDAAIEQLIQAKFGHGLHREHHNDMLDVLSRPNQRQMLPLEQQILLGLQQEQLQSQQLANALRQHSGREEERHLSGVWPMDDAAQFIRPGTSPNQGHASRHGRFDLLENIQRSSSFEQHEPLDRNLSLHERLHRGGQGIHSLERSGSFPGGGPVPNPDVINALARHHGLGQLETHGDLYSLGQMPMLPSGVHPQQHRLQEQLSGSHLGRLERHWSDANGQMQNSLMESSRINQLQIEAEKQRRNVEMNLSVDNPHAWAALMNKERNTEQDLSDMIHSKLVLQSQQSLGFPDVPVPASFGRKDHFAQPVAENPLRSPVDRLSFEESLAERSLFAKTGQSAQEGSADLDSLPNSIENSGKYNIRSSSGSMLEQKHFLGIDDLQSDFSDVTGGRASANHLVGSVNELTRGKKQGSSVNLVADDTNFSEDAVNNWSDTGVSKGSSHSLLKRSTNQHTATSQAVSTDLSAIRLKKAGLMSSVENKMESGVTSVAQAMEASVPSNKETGVYSVPSATNNPDASGPSFSEALKSKKPPLQYDTLESADGGPGGKGAKKKTKKGKQIDPSLLGFKVHSNRIMMGEIVRDD; this is encoded by the exons ATGGCGGAGAGGAAGCTGGATCGACCGGCCGCGCTCGGGAAAG ATGCGTTGTCGCTTGGGATCGAGGAGGAcagggccgccgctgccgccatgggGTTCGTCGACGATTCCAAAG ATCAGCTGCACCTGGATAACAGCATTCCTCTGTCTCCTCAGTGGCTCTACACCAAGCCGGCTGATGGAAAG ATTTCACTGCCTCATGGGTCCTCCTTTGAACCTGCTGAAAGGGAAGTGAGGATGTTGGAAGGAACTATTGATAGGAAAGAAAGAAGGCGGAATGTATTTGATGCTGACAATAGTCTTCGTTGGCTTGAAGAGGAGAGGGAAACAAGCTTGCTTGGGAGGAGGGAGCGCAAGAAGGAAGTGGAGCGGGATGTTGATAATCGTAAAATTGATCGACGATCTGACAATGTTTCTGCAAGGGATAACACTGATTCACGTGCACCTCCTCCATCTGAAAGGTGGAATGATGGTTCCACCCGCATGGGGAATGAGGGTCGCCGTGATGGAAAATGGTCAACAAGATGGGGACCTGATGACAAGGAGAAGGACTCTAGGTCAGAAAAGAAAGTTGACACAGAAAAGGATGAAACACATGCTGAAAAGCAGACATTCACAGGAAGGCTGCTGTCTGAGTCTGATTCCCGTGATAAATGGAGGCCTCGTCACCGGCAGGAAAGTCATTCTGTTGGGACGGCAACATACCGCGCTGCTCCAGGCTTTGGATCGGAGAAAGGGCGTGTAAAGGACTCAAATGTTGGCTTTGCCCCTGGGCGAGGCAGGGGAAACCCAAACTCAGTCACATCCTTCAGCCGGCCATCATCTGCAGGACCAATTGGTGCCCCGGCTGTGCACGGGAGGTCTGCAAAATCTGCTGTTAGCTTCCGCTACCCAAGAGGGAAGCTTCTGGATATTTACAGGCAAAAAAATATGATGTCATCCTTTGATGATGCTAAACCGGAAGAAATTCCTTCCATCACACTCTCTACTTCTGCAAAACCGCTTGCCTTTGTTGCACCGGATACTGTTGAAGAG GCTCTTCTGGAAGATATTAGAAAGGGTAAAGTCATTAGCAGCGAGGGAAGCAATGCAACTGGAAACAAAAAAGAGAGGGCAAAAGAGCTTGAAG AACCCTCTTCTGGCATTGATGAAGACAAAGACAAGGTCGATGTAGCATCTGGTGGTTTGGTTCAGGAAGGATCTGCAACTTTAATCTCGGAGAAGGATGCCTTCTATGACAACCGGATGCTGTCTGGTGGTGTTGCTCCACCAAAGAAATCTATGGAACAAAATGCTGGCAGTAATCAATACAAGATTGCTGGCATTCAGGATGGTTTGAAAACTGATGAAGCCAAGTCAAGTACTGATCTTGATCTTAGCACTAAACTACCTGATGATGCAAACACACTGTTTGATGTGCCACCTTTTGAGCATCACTCAGAACCCCCTATCCCGTACCAAAATAGTGACATTGATATAAAAGCAGGTGGCCATGCTAGTTACCCAGAGGAGTTGACATTGTATTATCTGGATCCCCAAGGAGGCGTGCAGGGTCCATTTCTGGGTGCTGACATAATCTCCTGGTATGAAGATGGATACTTTGGTTTGGAGTTACCTGTGCGTTTgtctcaggctccagatgatgTTCCTTTCCGCCCACTTGTTGAAGTCATGCCACATCTTGGACAGAAGCCGCAGTCTCATCCACCTGCAGTCTGTGATGAAAGTGCTGAATCTTTGGATTCTGCCCAAAGTAAATTTGAAGCTGCAATCCCTACTTCTGCTTCTTCCGGGAAAAGTGTCCAAGCCTCCAAATGGGATTCTGAAAGCAATGCAGTTGATCCTAAAAGAGGTGATCATGACGCATCATTACCTTCGCGTACTGGTTGGTTATCTTCACATGAAACAGGAAAGGATACAGCAAATATTAGTAGTTGCCAGCAGAACATTCCTGAATCAGTGACTCAGGATGCTGAAG TGCTGTACACTGGGAGGCCTAATAGCAGCATGGGTCAATCTGTACGGGATCTTGAAAATGACCGTGCAGATTTCCAGTTGGCACCACGTGATCCTCATTCTGCTGTGGGCGAAGCTAATTTGCAGCAGCATGATATTCCAAGAGAGTGTGATCTCAGTCCTCTTGGCTTACTTTGGTCTGAGCTGGAAGGGATGCatccaaagcaacctctctcatcAAATGTACTTGGCGTAAATGAGCGTAGAAATCCCAAGCCTACAGCGCCCAAGGATATTCCACCTGTAAACATGAGACATGGGCAACTTAGCAGGATGAATGAAGCTTCTAGTATGCGTGATGAATGGCCTGCAAACTTTGGGCGGCTGGATAGTATGAACGACGCAAATATTTCAGGCAGAATCCCTCAGGTTGAGGCTGAGCATCATTTGAATTTTGAGGAGCAACTGCTGCTTCAACAGATCCGAAGGGAGCAACTGCAGCAGGAGCAAATGATGGTCCGTAACAGCTTGGAGTTTCCTGGTCCATTTCCAGGCCAAGTGTTTGATTCTTTGCACCAACACCGGCAGCCTGTGAATCAACCACTTTCTGATGTGGAGCATCTTTTGAGAGTCCAGTTTGAACTtgaccagcagcagcaacgtCGCCAACAGCTCCAACAGGAGCAGCACCAAAGGCAGCTGCAGCAACAACGGCAAGCCCAGCttttgcagcagcagcaacagcagcagcagcagcagcaacagatgATTCTTGAGCAACTGTTGCAGCAACAGTTGCAGGGTTCAAATTTTGGACCAACGAATATGGTTGATCAAGTCTTACTTCGGGAGCATGTATTAAATGAACTGCATCAACAACCTCACCATTTACAAAGGCAGCATGATGCGGCGATTGAACAACTAATTCAAGCAAAATTTGGCCATGGCCTTCATAGGGAGCATCATAATGATATGTTGGATGTTCTCTCACGTCCAAACCAGAGACAGATGCTTCCTTTGGAGCAGCAAATTCTTTTAGGCCTTCAGCAGGAGCAGCTTCAGTCACAACAGCTGGCTAATGCTCTGCGGCAACATTCAGGcagggaggaagaaaggcacTTAAGTGGGGTCTGGCCAATGGATGATGCAGCACAGTTTATCCGCCCAGGAACCAGTCCAAATCAAGGTCATGCATCTCGGCATGGTCGTTTCGATCTCCTAGAGAACATTCAGAGATCTTCGTCGTTTGAGCAGCATGAACCTCTGGACCGGAACTTGTCCTTGCACGAGCGATTGCATAGGGGAGGCCAAGGTATTCACTCACTCGAACGGTCAGGTTCTTTTCCTGGTGGTGGTCCTGTACCAAATCCAGATGTTATAAATGCCCTAGCACGCCATCATGGACTTGGTCAGTTGGAAACACATGGTGATTTATATTCTTTAGGACAAATGCCTATGCTTCCTTCAGGGGTTCACCCCCAGCAACATAGGCTTCAAGAGCAGCTTTCTGGTTCACACTTAGGAAGGCTGGAAAGGCACTGGTCAGATGCCAATGGACAAATGCAAAATAGTCTAATGGAATCTTCACGTATCAACCAGTTGCAGATTGAAGCAGAGAAGCAGAGGAGGAATGTGGAAATGAACCTTTCTGTTGACAACCCACATGCATGGGCAGCACTTATGAACAAAGAGAGGAACACGGAGCAAGATTTGAGTGATATGATTCACAGCAAACTTGTCCTTCAGTCACAACAATCTTTGGGCTTCCCTGATGTTCCAGTGCCGGCATCGTTTGGGCGTAAAGATCACTTTGCACAACCTGTTGCGGAAAACCCTTTGAGATCCCCAGTGGACAGGTTATCTTTTGAGGAGTCTCTTGCAGAAAGGTCACTTTTTGCAAAAACAGGTCAGTCAGCGCAGGAGGGATCAGCCGACCTTGATAGTTTACCCAACAGTATTGAGAACAGTGGAAAATACAACATTAGATCAAGCTCTGGATCAATGCTTGAGCAGAAGCATTTTCTTGGAATTGATGATCTTCAAAGCGACTTTTCAGATGTCACAGGTGGCAGAGCGTCAGCTAATCATTTGGTTGGGAGTGTCAATGAGTTGACCAGGGGGAAAAAGCAGGGTTCAAGTGTGAACTTGGTTGCGGACGATACTAACTTTTCTGAAGATGCTGTTAACAACTG GTCTGATACTGGTGTATCAAAAGGGAGCTCTCACTCCTTATTAAAACGCTCCACAAACCAACATACAGCTACATCCCAGGCTGTTTCTACGGATCTATCAGCAATCAGGCTGAAGAAGGCAGGCCTTATGTCCTCTGTTG AGAATAAGATGGAATCAGGTGTCACATCGGTAGCCCAGGCTATGGAAGCCTCTGTTCCTAGCAACAAAGAGACAGGGGTGTATAGCGTGCCATCAGCCACAAACAATCCAGATGCCTCTGGTCCTTCATTCAGTGAAGCGCTGAAGTCAAAGAAACCTCCGTTGCAGTATGATACCTTGGAATCTGCTGACGGTGGCCCAGGTGGTAAAGGTgcgaagaagaaaacaaagaaaggaaaGCAGATCGACCCTTCTCTTCTTGGCTTCAAGGTCCACAGTAACCGGATCATGATGGGCGAGATTGTTCGAGATGATTAG